The proteins below are encoded in one region of Candidatus Anaeroferrophillus wilburensis:
- a CDS encoding protein-L-isoaspartate(D-aspartate) O-methyltransferase, translated as MDNEHLRREMVNRQLITRGIRDPLVLEAMGTVERHRFVPHRLQQAAYADHPLPIGKGQTISQPYMVAAMTEQLALSKSKKVLEIGTGSGYQTAILAYLAARVISLELHPELAEQAQKTLAEIGYHNITIIIADGTLGYEAQAPYDAIMVTAGAPHIPQALTEQLTDSGRLVIPVGSRGYQMLTLITKTGGKLITEELFLCSFVPLVGNNGWQAG; from the coding sequence ATGGACAACGAACACCTGCGCCGGGAAATGGTTAATCGACAACTTATCACCCGGGGAATCCGCGACCCTCTGGTTCTTGAGGCCATGGGCACCGTTGAGCGACACCGTTTCGTCCCCCACCGGCTACAGCAGGCCGCCTATGCCGACCACCCTTTGCCCATTGGCAAAGGCCAGACCATTTCCCAACCATACATGGTCGCTGCCATGACCGAGCAGCTTGCCCTTTCGAAAAGCAAGAAAGTCTTGGAGATCGGCACCGGCTCCGGCTATCAGACAGCTATTCTTGCATACTTGGCAGCCCGGGTGATCTCATTGGAACTTCACCCGGAACTGGCTGAACAAGCACAAAAAACCCTGGCTGAGATTGGTTATCACAATATCACCATCATTATTGCTGACGGCACCCTCGGCTACGAAGCCCAGGCACCGTACGATGCCATCATGGTCACTGCCGGGGCTCCCCATATCCCCCAGGCACTGACCGAACAGCTGACAGACAGCGGTCGACTGGTAATTCCGGTCGGCTCCCGGGGCTATCAGATGCTGACACTGATCACCAAAACCGGCGGCAAACTGATCACCGAGGAACTGTTTCTCTGTTCATTTGTACCGCTGGTGGGAAACAATGGCTGGCAAGCCGGATGA
- the fliQ gene encoding flagellar biosynthesis protein FliQ, which translates to MTADFVVGFAKQALETTLLISAPMLGFGLVVGLLVSIFQAVTSIQEMTLTFIPKILAVFLAIIIFFPWMLRYLVDFTVRLLASIPSIVG; encoded by the coding sequence ATGACTGCTGATTTTGTTGTCGGCTTTGCCAAACAGGCCCTGGAAACCACCCTGCTCATTTCGGCGCCCATGCTGGGTTTCGGTCTGGTGGTTGGCTTGCTGGTCAGTATTTTCCAGGCGGTTACCTCTATCCAGGAGATGACCCTGACCTTTATTCCAAAGATTCTGGCGGTTTTTTTAGCCATTATCATCTTTTTCCCCTGGATGCTGCGCTATCTGGTTGACTTTACCGTGCGTCTGCTAGCCAGCATTCCATCGATTGTCGGGTAG
- the fliP gene encoding flagellar type III secretion system pore protein FliP (The bacterial flagellar biogenesis protein FliP forms a type III secretion system (T3SS)-type pore required for flagellar assembly.) — translation MAPAAAAEEMVMPALQVGLSGSSDPQQISVAMQILLLLTVLTLAPAILVLMTSFTRLVVVFHFLRQALGTQQMPPNQVLVGLSLFLTFFIMFPVFQQINVQAVQPYLAKEINQQDAYEKAMAPVRQFMFHETREQDLAMFISMAKLEQPRNVSDIPTYVIIPAFVISELKTAFQIGFLIYIPFLILDMVVASVLLSMGMMMLPPIMISLPFKLILFVLADGWHMMVGSLMKSF, via the coding sequence ATGGCTCCGGCAGCGGCCGCCGAGGAGATGGTGATGCCGGCACTTCAGGTCGGTCTGAGTGGTTCGTCCGATCCCCAGCAGATTTCGGTAGCAATGCAGATTCTGCTGCTGCTGACCGTCTTGACCCTGGCACCGGCAATTTTGGTGCTGATGACCTCTTTCACCCGGCTGGTAGTGGTTTTTCATTTTCTCCGCCAGGCCCTGGGCACCCAGCAGATGCCCCCCAATCAGGTGCTGGTCGGGTTGAGCCTTTTTTTAACATTCTTTATCATGTTTCCCGTTTTTCAACAGATCAATGTTCAGGCGGTACAGCCCTATCTGGCCAAGGAAATTAACCAGCAGGATGCCTATGAAAAGGCGATGGCGCCGGTGCGGCAGTTCATGTTTCATGAAACCAGGGAGCAGGATCTGGCCATGTTTATCTCGATGGCCAAACTGGAGCAGCCCCGCAATGTCAGTGACATTCCAACCTATGTTATTATTCCGGCCTTTGTTATCAGCGAGTTGAAAACCGCTTTTCAGATTGGTTTTCTCATCTATATCCCGTTCCTTATCTTGGATATGGTGGTGGCCAGTGTGCTGTTGTCCATGGGGATGATGATGCTGCCGCCGATCATGATTTCACTGCCGTTCAAGCTGATTCTTTTTGTGCTGGCTGATGGCTGGCATATGATGGTCGGTTCTCTGATGAAAAGTTTTTAG
- the flhA gene encoding flagellar biosynthesis protein FlhA: MAERLAKLSLSDFLENKDAFLALGVIGILLIMIVPLPTIMLDAFLSMNITLAIVILLISMYVLKALDFSIFPSMLLIATMFRLSLNVASTRLILLRGNEGAAAAGQVIRAFGQFVVGGNYVVGTIIFLILVLINFIVITKGAERIAEVAARFTLDAMPGKQMSIDADLNAGLISEQDARQRREDIRREADFYGAMDGAAKFVRGDAIAGIIITLINIMGGFVIGTFQQGLSMGEAAQTYTILTVGDGLVTQIPALIISTAAGIIITRTASKNTMGEDLGSQLTAYPRALMLAAVALLLFAIIPGLPKLSFFALAVVVGLGSYVLVRKEKKKERLTAMEQEKEEKVSETPEQVENLLGVDSLELEVGYGLIPLVDASQGGDLLERIKMIRRQFALDMGFILPSVHIRDNLQLKPNDYVLKVKGNEVASGEVMVGYCLAMNPEEETASLEGIPTTEPAFGLPALWIEERQRERAQLAGYTVVDPSTVVATHLVEKIREFAHELLSRQDVQKLVENLNREHSRAVEDLVPSVVPWGSLQKVLQNLLREQVPIKDLMTIVETLSEYTSQIRDADVLTEYVRQELGRTITSEYVGEGNLLYVMTLDPKLEELINNSIQRTDHGAFLSLEPNIVYEMVEKVKQLSDKFAIMNARPVLLGVPIVRFHLRRLLERFIPRLVLISHNEIPPSIKVQSLGRISSG; the protein is encoded by the coding sequence ATGGCTGAACGGTTAGCGAAGTTGTCATTGAGCGATTTTCTAGAAAACAAGGATGCCTTCCTGGCTTTGGGCGTTATCGGCATTTTGCTGATCATGATTGTGCCGTTGCCGACTATTATGCTGGATGCCTTCCTCAGCATGAATATCACCTTGGCCATTGTTATTCTGCTGATCTCCATGTATGTCCTTAAAGCGCTGGATTTTTCAATTTTCCCCTCGATGCTGCTGATTGCCACCATGTTTCGTCTTTCCCTCAATGTGGCTTCCACCAGGTTGATCCTCCTTAGGGGCAACGAGGGCGCCGCGGCGGCGGGCCAGGTTATCAGGGCCTTTGGCCAGTTTGTGGTCGGCGGCAATTATGTCGTCGGGACGATCATTTTTCTGATTCTGGTGCTGATCAATTTTATTGTCATCACCAAGGGTGCCGAGCGGATCGCCGAGGTGGCGGCTCGCTTTACCCTTGATGCCATGCCCGGCAAGCAGATGAGCATTGATGCCGATCTCAATGCCGGTTTGATCAGCGAACAGGATGCCCGCCAGCGGCGGGAAGATATCCGCCGGGAAGCCGATTTCTACGGTGCCATGGACGGGGCGGCAAAGTTTGTCCGCGGCGATGCCATTGCCGGGATTATCATTACCCTGATCAATATTATGGGCGGCTTTGTTATCGGTACCTTTCAGCAGGGGCTGTCCATGGGAGAAGCGGCCCAGACCTATACGATCCTGACCGTCGGTGACGGACTGGTGACCCAGATACCGGCGCTGATTATTTCAACCGCAGCCGGTATTATTATTACCCGGACCGCCTCCAAAAACACCATGGGAGAAGATCTTGGTTCCCAGTTGACCGCCTATCCCCGGGCGTTGATGCTGGCGGCGGTCGCCCTGCTCCTTTTTGCGATTATTCCCGGGTTGCCGAAATTATCCTTTTTTGCCCTGGCGGTGGTGGTCGGACTTGGTTCGTATGTGCTTGTTCGCAAGGAGAAGAAAAAAGAGCGGCTGACGGCGATGGAACAGGAGAAGGAGGAGAAGGTCAGTGAGACGCCGGAACAGGTGGAAAACCTGTTGGGAGTTGATTCCCTCGAACTGGAAGTCGGTTACGGCCTGATTCCCTTGGTTGATGCATCCCAGGGCGGTGATCTGCTGGAGCGGATAAAGATGATCCGTCGGCAATTTGCCCTTGATATGGGATTCATCCTGCCCTCCGTGCATATTCGGGACAACCTGCAGCTGAAACCCAATGATTACGTTTTGAAAGTGAAGGGCAATGAAGTGGCTTCAGGCGAGGTGATGGTCGGCTACTGCCTGGCCATGAATCCCGAAGAGGAGACGGCGTCCTTGGAGGGCATTCCGACGACGGAACCGGCTTTTGGTCTGCCGGCCCTCTGGATTGAGGAACGCCAGCGGGAACGAGCCCAACTGGCCGGCTATACGGTTGTCGATCCCTCGACGGTGGTGGCCACCCATCTGGTCGAAAAGATTCGCGAATTTGCCCATGAGCTTCTCAGTCGTCAGGATGTGCAGAAACTGGTGGAAAACCTTAATCGGGAGCACTCCCGGGCGGTGGAAGATCTGGTTCCCAGTGTGGTGCCGTGGGGCAGTCTGCAGAAGGTGCTGCAGAACCTGCTGCGGGAACAGGTGCCGATCAAGGACTTGATGACCATTGTGGAAACCCTTTCCGAGTACACCAGCCAGATTCGTGATGCGGATGTTCTGACAGAATATGTCCGTCAGGAACTGGGGCGGACCATAACCAGTGAATATGTGGGTGAAGGCAACCTGTTGTATGTTATGACCCTGGATCCAAAGCTGGAAGAGTTGATCAATAATTCAATCCAGCGAACCGACCATGGGGCTTTCCTCTCTCTGGAGCCGAATATTGTCTATGAAATGGTGGAAAAGGTGAAGCAGCTGTCGGACAAGTTCGCGATTATGAATGCCAGGCCGGTGTTGCTGGGAGTACCGATTGTCCGTTTTCACCTGCGTCGGCTGCTGGAACGTTTTATTCCCCGTCTGGTGCTGATTTCCCACAATGAAATTCCACCATCAATCAAAGTGCAGTCGTTAGGCAGAATTTCTTCAGGTTAG
- a CDS encoding chemotaxis response regulator CheY codes for MNRDMKILIVDDFSTMRRIIKNILRQLGFNNVQEADDGATAWPKIQSEPYDLIVTDWNMPKMSGLELLKAIRSDENLKDIPVLMVTAEALKENIIEAVKAGVSNYIVKPFTAETMQEKLKKIFGE; via the coding sequence ATGAATCGTGATATGAAGATTTTAATCGTTGATGATTTTTCAACCATGAGGCGGATCATTAAAAATATTCTTCGCCAGCTTGGCTTCAACAATGTTCAGGAAGCTGATGACGGGGCAACGGCATGGCCGAAGATTCAGTCTGAACCATATGACCTTATTGTCACCGATTGGAATATGCCGAAAATGTCCGGCTTGGAATTACTCAAGGCAATCAGAAGCGATGAAAATCTGAAGGATATTCCGGTGCTGATGGTGACGGCTGAAGCGTTGAAAGAAAATATTATTGAGGCGGTGAAGGCAGGGGTCAGTAACTACATTGTTAAACCTTTTACTGCGGAAACTATGCAGGAGAAATTGAAAAAAATTTTTGGTGAGTAA
- a CDS encoding flagellar biosynthetic protein FliO: protein MIRICRLFALLMLLGSWFFCLAVPVIDASSSGHPLMTTNDEQIFFTVPVNPGGGEVEARFIDAGTQVWLPLPHGLLINPEPIYTRCNDEWLSGYGLQQRDGSWYWQFDKRDAALSLTRYLAVHRDAGQLIVTLFKPYRPLAVESQPASSGAGLPSQAPSVNQEKLAKINTLLAGAVLPSVAKEDVVEVSSPNLLSSGLRIFGVLAVLVALILFSYRPIKRLLRKTGGTADERLVTVLQTVPIGMKRQVMFLDIAGEVLVVGISGDTLSMLTKIDDPEKVEALRLLQTKPGKQPSFMAVIRSLGTGTMTVPKAMNDEFVSGHAGYAEAVEPDCYRQVVDQIKDRLHGLNQI from the coding sequence ATGATCAGAATCTGCCGCCTGTTTGCCCTGCTTATGCTTTTGGGTAGTTGGTTTTTCTGCCTGGCTGTTCCGGTGATTGACGCTTCTTCAAGTGGTCATCCCCTGATGACGACCAATGATGAGCAGATATTCTTCACAGTGCCGGTCAACCCCGGGGGAGGGGAGGTGGAGGCCCGTTTTATTGATGCCGGCACCCAGGTATGGCTGCCGCTTCCCCACGGTCTGCTGATCAACCCCGAACCGATCTACACCCGTTGTAATGATGAATGGCTCAGTGGTTACGGGCTCCAGCAGCGCGATGGCAGCTGGTACTGGCAATTTGATAAAAGGGATGCCGCTCTCTCCCTCACCAGATATCTGGCAGTTCATCGCGATGCCGGCCAGCTTATCGTCACCCTCTTTAAACCGTACCGGCCGCTGGCAGTTGAAAGTCAGCCAGCATCATCCGGGGCAGGGTTGCCCTCTCAGGCGCCGTCGGTCAACCAGGAAAAACTGGCAAAAATCAATACCCTGCTGGCCGGTGCTGTGCTGCCTTCAGTAGCCAAGGAAGATGTTGTTGAGGTCTCATCTCCCAACCTGCTTTCTTCAGGACTGAGAATCTTCGGGGTTCTGGCGGTGTTGGTTGCCCTTATTCTGTTCAGTTACAGGCCGATTAAAAGGCTGCTCCGCAAGACCGGCGGCACTGCTGATGAACGCTTGGTTACCGTGCTGCAAACGGTTCCCATCGGCATGAAACGTCAGGTCATGTTCCTCGATATTGCCGGTGAGGTGCTGGTGGTGGGTATCTCCGGTGACACCCTTTCCATGCTTACCAAGATTGATGACCCGGAAAAGGTCGAGGCCTTGCGCCTGCTGCAGACCAAGCCCGGGAAGCAGCCGTCGTTTATGGCGGTTATTCGCTCCCTCGGGACCGGCACGATGACCGTCCCAAAAGCCATGAATGATGAGTTCGTGTCCGGCCATGCCGGCTATGCCGAGGCGGTTGAACCGGATTGCTACCGGCAGGTGGTGGACCAGATCAAGGACCGGCTGCACGGGTTGAACCAGATTTAA
- a CDS encoding PAS domain-containing sensor histidine kinase yields the protein MAADNPSPALRLQTVLDSIEEPMYIIDRQHLVVYANRVAGKRAGGTKGVLLGKSCHLVIFDQPAACPFCQLESVFAAGKSSKTNFSLLDTDGKNHVMELSFYPIQEPGQQVDCCLVMSRDISENVGLFAEISRLKGLAAMGKYAAELTHEIRNPLNSIEIQMMLLKRLIQNLPTDKQSVVADIVEVVRTENQRLNSLANDFLMIKKSRELTMSQVEVSSLLQEVVSLLAEEAAGQQVALTLVAGQRRFQIRGDRDKLKQAFVNLAKNAIEALAGLGDGRLTMMVNEENGLARVEFSDNGPGIPYEKQPKIFNLFYTTKVHGTGIGLYVCRDIIEAHGGTLSFMSDEKGTSFVLRLPMIEGA from the coding sequence ATGGCGGCAGATAATCCATCTCCCGCGCTGCGGCTGCAGACGGTGCTGGACAGTATCGAAGAGCCCATGTATATCATTGACCGGCAGCATCTGGTTGTCTATGCCAACCGGGTTGCCGGCAAACGGGCTGGTGGGACAAAGGGAGTACTGCTTGGCAAATCATGCCATTTAGTGATTTTTGATCAGCCGGCTGCCTGTCCTTTTTGTCAGTTGGAGAGCGTCTTTGCTGCGGGAAAAAGCAGTAAAACCAACTTCAGCCTGTTGGATACCGATGGCAAAAATCACGTTATGGAGCTTTCCTTCTATCCGATTCAGGAACCGGGGCAGCAGGTTGACTGCTGTTTGGTCATGTCCCGGGATATCAGTGAAAACGTCGGCTTATTTGCTGAAATTTCCCGTCTTAAAGGGTTGGCCGCGATGGGTAAATATGCCGCTGAGCTGACCCATGAAATACGTAATCCCCTCAATTCCATTGAAATTCAAATGATGTTGCTCAAACGGCTGATCCAGAATCTACCGACCGACAAACAGTCGGTAGTGGCCGATATAGTCGAAGTGGTGCGAACGGAAAACCAGCGACTCAATTCACTGGCCAATGATTTCTTGATGATCAAAAAATCCCGGGAACTGACCATGTCACAGGTTGAGGTGTCATCGCTGTTGCAGGAGGTTGTCAGCTTGCTGGCTGAAGAGGCTGCCGGGCAGCAGGTGGCACTGACCTTGGTTGCCGGTCAGCGCCGGTTTCAGATCCGGGGTGACCGGGATAAGCTGAAACAGGCATTTGTCAATCTGGCAAAAAACGCCATTGAAGCCCTTGCCGGCCTAGGGGATGGGCGACTGACGATGATGGTGAACGAGGAGAATGGACTGGCGCGGGTGGAATTTTCTGATAACGGTCCCGGAATTCCTTATGAAAAACAACCTAAAATTTTCAACCTTTTTTATACGACTAAAGTCCATGGTACCGGTATTGGCCTCTATGTTTGTCGAGATATTATTGAAGCC
- a CDS encoding FliA/WhiG family RNA polymerase sigma factor, translated as MESLLENDGQSQRDDGAQALVVEYLPLIQRIAQRIASRLPDNVDINDLVNSGVIGLIDAISKFDPSRQIKFKTYAEIRVRGAILDELRAQDWASRSLRSDSNLLENTYSYLEQKFGRPPEDEEVAESLGVSMEDFYKLLGKAKGISLINFEDMHFENGEELRDPYEFVRFLEGDDPFALFKDKELHTFLVESIDQLPERERLVLSLYYFEDLNLKEIGMILGVSESRVCQLRTKAIIHLKGKTKRARMAKQKGQSYES; from the coding sequence ATGGAGAGCCTGCTCGAGAATGATGGTCAGTCCCAACGTGATGATGGCGCGCAAGCTCTAGTCGTCGAGTATTTGCCGCTCATTCAGCGCATCGCTCAACGGATCGCATCCCGCCTTCCTGATAATGTTGATATCAATGACCTGGTGAACAGTGGCGTCATCGGTCTGATTGATGCCATATCCAAGTTTGATCCCTCCCGTCAGATAAAGTTCAAAACCTACGCCGAGATCAGGGTCAGAGGAGCGATTCTTGATGAATTGCGGGCCCAGGACTGGGCATCCCGCAGTCTGCGCAGTGACAGCAACCTGCTCGAAAATACCTATAGCTATCTGGAACAGAAATTTGGCCGGCCACCGGAAGATGAGGAAGTGGCCGAATCGCTTGGCGTATCCATGGAGGATTTTTATAAGCTACTGGGTAAAGCCAAAGGGATTTCGCTGATTAATTTTGAGGACATGCATTTTGAAAACGGCGAAGAGCTCAGGGACCCCTATGAGTTTGTCCGCTTTCTCGAGGGAGATGATCCCTTCGCCTTGTTCAAAGATAAGGAGTTGCATACCTTTCTGGTGGAATCCATTGATCAGCTGCCGGAACGGGAGCGGTTGGTATTGTCACTGTATTATTTTGAAGATCTGAACTTGAAAGAGATTGGTATGATCCTGGGGGTTTCCGAGTCCCGTGTGTGCCAGTTGCGTACCAAGGCTATTATCCACTTGAAGGGCAAGACAAAGCGGGCTCGTATGGCGAAACAAAAGGGACAGAGTTATGAATCGTGA
- a CDS encoding MinD/ParA family protein, with protein MDQAASLLSRKQPAKVIAVTSGKGGVGKTNIVAGLACSLADMGRRVMILDADLGLANLDVLLGFAPKYNLSHVFSGEMGLAEIIVDGPKGIKVIPASSGLQEITHMGPQEQRILLDQMEALENQIDYLFIDTAAGISEMVTSFLVASHAAIVVVTPEPTSMTDAYALMKVMHTRFGRHDFHLLLNVVQSQSEAVNVFTKLNLVCEKFLDISVDFLGYIPLDKAVREAVRQQRAVVDLFPEAPASQQLMVVARELEGLPVKQLTGGLQFFWRRLLNGEPARE; from the coding sequence ATGGATCAAGCCGCTTCGTTATTGTCAAGAAAGCAACCAGCTAAAGTTATTGCCGTAACCAGCGGCAAAGGTGGGGTTGGTAAAACCAACATAGTTGCAGGGTTGGCCTGCTCCCTGGCCGATATGGGGCGCAGAGTCATGATCCTGGACGCAGACCTGGGGTTGGCAAATCTGGATGTTCTGCTTGGCTTTGCCCCGAAGTATAACCTTTCCCATGTTTTTTCCGGCGAGATGGGGTTGGCGGAGATCATTGTTGACGGTCCCAAAGGGATCAAGGTGATTCCCGCATCATCGGGGCTTCAGGAAATCACCCACATGGGACCCCAGGAACAGCGGATTCTGCTCGATCAGATGGAGGCGCTGGAGAATCAGATCGACTACCTGTTTATTGACACGGCGGCCGGGATCTCTGAAATGGTTACCAGCTTTCTGGTCGCATCCCATGCTGCTATTGTGGTGGTTACCCCGGAGCCAACGTCGATGACCGATGCCTATGCTTTGATGAAAGTGATGCACACCAGGTTTGGTCGTCATGATTTTCACTTATTGCTCAATGTTGTGCAGAGTCAGAGTGAAGCAGTTAATGTCTTTACAAAGCTTAACCTTGTTTGTGAAAAATTCCTTGACATCTCCGTGGATTTTTTGGGATATATACCGCTGGATAAGGCTGTTCGTGAGGCTGTTCGTCAGCAGCGGGCGGTAGTAGATCTGTTCCCCGAGGCGCCGGCAAGCCAGCAGCTCATGGTTGTTGCCCGGGAACTGGAAGGCTTGCCGGTGAAGCAGCTGACCGGTGGGTTGCAGTTTTTCTGGCGGAGATTACTGAATGGAGAGCCTGCTCGAGAATGA
- the fliR gene encoding flagellar biosynthetic protein FliR, producing MITIPAFSIAEVELFVLIVFRVAGMIFMVPIFNDQAIPALLKTGISLLLAIVLFPFLRQTSFTPLFAGGLVMVLLQIIRELAIGVTVGFLAAMLLAAVQTAGQLMGFQMGFSIVNVIDPVSSVQVSIIAQFQYLIALLVFLSLGAHRWFIKAMNDSFQLIPLGGFTLSDELLAMLMTYAANIFIVAIKLGAPLMVALLLCNVILGVLARTVPQMNIFIVGYPLQIGLGLLVLAFSTPYMLAMFRGLYVNLFNDIFLVLQASGSG from the coding sequence ATGATCACCATCCCGGCCTTTTCCATTGCTGAGGTAGAGCTTTTTGTCCTGATTGTGTTTCGTGTTGCCGGGATGATTTTTATGGTGCCCATCTTTAATGACCAGGCAATTCCGGCACTATTAAAAACTGGTATCAGCCTGCTGCTGGCTATAGTGCTGTTTCCCTTTCTGCGCCAGACTTCATTCACACCCCTCTTCGCCGGTGGGCTGGTTATGGTTCTGCTGCAGATTATCCGTGAACTGGCTATCGGGGTTACCGTCGGTTTCCTGGCCGCCATGCTGCTGGCGGCGGTGCAGACTGCCGGCCAGTTGATGGGTTTCCAAATGGGTTTTTCGATTGTCAATGTCATTGATCCGGTTTCCAGCGTCCAGGTTTCCATTATTGCCCAGTTCCAGTATTTGATTGCGTTGCTGGTCTTTTTGTCGCTTGGGGCCCACCGTTGGTTTATCAAGGCGATGAATGACAGCTTTCAGCTTATTCCACTGGGCGGCTTTACCTTGTCGGATGAGCTGCTTGCGATGCTCATGACTTATGCCGCCAATATCTTTATCGTTGCTATCAAGCTGGGGGCGCCGTTGATGGTGGCCCTGTTGCTCTGTAACGTCATCCTCGGGGTGTTGGCCCGTACCGTTCCCCAGATGAATATTTTTATCGTTGGCTATCCCCTGCAGATCGGCTTGGGCCTGCTGGTGCTAGCTTTTTCAACCCCCTACATGCTGGCCATGTTCCGGGGGCTTTATGTGAACCTTTTTAATGATATTTTTCTGGTGCTGCAGGCATCAGGGAGCGGTTGA
- the flhB gene encoding flagellar biosynthesis protein FlhB → MARDPSKTEKPTPKKIRDARKEGQVARSMEVSSAMILLASLMFFYFGGQWFMTTSSRLLQNIFQNYLTMDLGADGFYQLVLFSLQQFLLLLAPLMAGLAVVGVLANVLQVGFMLSSKPIAPKFSKINPVTGFGRIFSLRSLVDLFKSLFKIIVLGYVAFTVYRAHFHEFFGLLNQPVAEILRFLAAISFQILWRCGLVLTMLAIFDYLYQRWEWTQDLKMTKDEVKDEFKQMEGDPQLKARIRSLQMAAARQRMMQEVPRADVVITNPVHLAVALLYDKKKSAAPLVVAKGAGVIAENIKKVARQHQVPIMENKPLARVLFKMVNINEMIPADLYQAVAEILAHVYRLKGKKL, encoded by the coding sequence ATGGCCCGTGATCCCAGCAAAACTGAAAAACCAACCCCGAAAAAAATTCGTGATGCCCGGAAGGAGGGGCAGGTGGCCCGTAGTATGGAAGTATCATCGGCGATGATTCTCCTGGCCAGCCTGATGTTTTTCTACTTCGGCGGCCAGTGGTTCATGACGACTTCCAGCCGGCTGCTGCAGAATATTTTCCAGAATTATCTGACTATGGACCTGGGGGCGGATGGTTTTTATCAGCTGGTGCTTTTTTCCCTGCAGCAGTTTCTCCTGCTGCTCGCGCCCCTGATGGCGGGTTTGGCAGTGGTGGGGGTGTTGGCCAACGTCTTGCAGGTTGGCTTTATGCTGAGCAGCAAACCCATTGCGCCCAAGTTTTCCAAAATAAATCCCGTAACCGGTTTTGGCAGGATTTTTTCCCTTCGTTCGCTGGTTGACCTGTTTAAATCGCTTTTCAAGATTATTGTCCTTGGTTATGTGGCCTTCACGGTGTATCGGGCCCATTTTCATGAGTTTTTCGGGCTATTGAACCAGCCGGTTGCCGAGATTTTGCGATTTTTGGCCGCCATTTCGTTCCAGATTCTCTGGCGGTGCGGGCTGGTTTTGACGATGCTGGCCATCTTTGATTATCTCTACCAGCGCTGGGAGTGGACCCAGGATTTGAAAATGACCAAGGATGAGGTGAAGGATGAATTCAAACAGATGGAGGGTGATCCTCAGCTGAAGGCCAGGATTCGCAGCCTGCAGATGGCAGCCGCTCGTCAACGGATGATGCAGGAAGTTCCCCGGGCTGACGTGGTGATTACCAATCCGGTCCATCTGGCGGTGGCGCTTTTGTATGACAAGAAGAAATCCGCTGCTCCGCTGGTGGTTGCCAAAGGTGCCGGGGTGATTGCGGAAAACATCAAGAAGGTTGCCCGGCAACACCAGGTGCCGATTATGGAAAACAAACCCCTGGCCAGGGTTCTTTTTAAAATGGTCAATATCAACGAAATGATTCCGGCCGATCTTTACCAGGCGGTGGCCGAAATTCTGGCGCATGTCTACCGCTTAAAGGGTAAAAAACTGTAA